One Pongo abelii isolate AG06213 chromosome 12, NHGRI_mPonAbe1-v2.0_pri, whole genome shotgun sequence DNA segment encodes these proteins:
- the SLC30A3 gene encoding probable proton-coupled zinc antiporter SLC30A3 isoform X4 yields the protein MPFHHCHRDPLPPPGLTPERLHARRQLYAACAVCFVFMAGEVVGGYLAHSLAIMTDAAHLLADVGSMMGSLFSLWLSTRPATRTMTFGWHRSETLGALASVVSLWMVTGILLYLAFVRLLHSDYHIEGGAMLLTASIAVCANLLMAFVLHQAGPPHSHGSRGAEYAPLEEGPEEPLPLGNTSVRAAFVHVLGDLLQSFGVLAASILIYFKPQYKAADPISTFLFSICALGSTAPTLRDVLRILMEGTPRNVGFEPVRDTLLSVPGVRATHELHLWALTLTYHVASAHLAIDSTADPEAVLAEASSRLYSRFGFSSCTLQVEQYQPEMAQCLRCQEPPQA from the exons ATGCCCTTCCACCACTGCCACAGGGACCCCCTGCCGCCACCGGGCCTCACCCCCGAGAGGCTGCATGCACGGAGGCAGCTGTATGCTGCGTGTGCCGTGTGCTTTGtcttcatggctggggaggtggtCG GCGGGTATCTGGCAcacagcctggccatcatgacCGATGCAGCCCACTTGCTGGCGGATGTGGGCAGCATGATGGGCAGCCTCTTCTCCCTCTGGCTCTCTACCCGTCCAGCCACCCGCACCATGACCTTTGGCTGGCACCGTTCAG AGACTCTGGGGGCTTTGGCCTCTGTGGTCTCCCTCTGGATGGTCACTGGCATCCTCCTGTACCTGGCCTTCGTCCGCCTGCTGCACAGCGACTACCACATCGAGGGGGGTGCCATGCTGCTGACCGCCAGCATCGCAGTCTGTGCCAACCTGTT AATGGCCTTTGTGCTGCACCAGGCTGGGCCCCCCCACAGCCACGGGTCTAGGGGAGCAGAATATGCACCGCTGGAGGAGGGGCCTGAAGAGCCCCTGCCCCTGGGGAACACCAGCGTCCGGGCAGCATTTGTGCACGTGCTGGGGGACCTCCTGCAGAGCTTTGGGGTACTGGCTGCCTCCATCCTCATCTACTTCAAG cctcaataCAAGGCAGCCGACCCCATCAGCACCTTCCTCTTCTCCATCTGTGCCCTTGGATCCACGGCTCCCACTCTCCGAGACGTTCTTCGAATCCTCATGGAAG GTACCCCCCGCAATGTGGGGTTCGAACCTGTGCGGGATACGCTGTTGTCGGTGCCAGGAGTCCGGGCAACCCATGAGCTGCACCTGTGGGCCCTTACGCTCACTTACCACGTTGCCTCTGCACACCTGGCCATCG ACTCCACCGCTGACCCTGAAGCCGTCCTGGCTGAAGCCTCATCCCGGCTCTACTCCCGGTTTGGATTCTCCAGTTGCACCCTGCAGGTCGAGCAGTACCAGCCGGAGATGGCCCAGTGCCTGCGCTGCCAGGAGCCCCCCCAAGCCTGA
- the SLC30A3 gene encoding probable proton-coupled zinc antiporter SLC30A3 isoform X1 translates to MRDPPLHRLSQLRVQNPLPTPSHSTVAAGARGENIEHLKLPPEARPPTLLLFTEPSEPLPEESKPVEMPFHHCHRDPLPPPGLTPERLHARRQLYAACAVCFVFMAGEVVGGYLAHSLAIMTDAAHLLADVGSMMGSLFSLWLSTRPATRTMTFGWHRSETLGALASVVSLWMVTGILLYLAFVRLLHSDYHIEGGAMLLTASIAVCANLLMAFVLHQAGPPHSHGSRGAEYAPLEEGPEEPLPLGNTSVRAAFVHVLGDLLQSFGVLAASILIYFKPQYKAADPISTFLFSICALGSTAPTLRDVLRILMEGTPRNVGFEPVRDTLLSVPGVRATHELHLWALTLTYHVASAHLAIDSTADPEAVLAEASSRLYSRFGFSSCTLQVEQYQPEMAQCLRCQEPPQA, encoded by the exons ACCCTCCTCTTCACAGACTGTCACAGCTTCGAGTGCAGAATCCTCTTCCCACCCCCTCCCATTCTACAGTGGCGGCAGGTGCGAGGGGAGAGAACATTGAGCATTTGAAGCTTCCACCTGAGGCTCGGCCACCGACTTTGCT tctcttcacAGAGCCCTCAGAGCCCCTCCCTGAGGAGTCCAAACCTGTGGAGATGCCCTTCCACCACTGCCACAGGGACCCCCTGCCGCCACCGGGCCTCACCCCCGAGAGGCTGCATGCACGGAGGCAGCTGTATGCTGCGTGTGCCGTGTGCTTTGtcttcatggctggggaggtggtCG GCGGGTATCTGGCAcacagcctggccatcatgacCGATGCAGCCCACTTGCTGGCGGATGTGGGCAGCATGATGGGCAGCCTCTTCTCCCTCTGGCTCTCTACCCGTCCAGCCACCCGCACCATGACCTTTGGCTGGCACCGTTCAG AGACTCTGGGGGCTTTGGCCTCTGTGGTCTCCCTCTGGATGGTCACTGGCATCCTCCTGTACCTGGCCTTCGTCCGCCTGCTGCACAGCGACTACCACATCGAGGGGGGTGCCATGCTGCTGACCGCCAGCATCGCAGTCTGTGCCAACCTGTT AATGGCCTTTGTGCTGCACCAGGCTGGGCCCCCCCACAGCCACGGGTCTAGGGGAGCAGAATATGCACCGCTGGAGGAGGGGCCTGAAGAGCCCCTGCCCCTGGGGAACACCAGCGTCCGGGCAGCATTTGTGCACGTGCTGGGGGACCTCCTGCAGAGCTTTGGGGTACTGGCTGCCTCCATCCTCATCTACTTCAAG cctcaataCAAGGCAGCCGACCCCATCAGCACCTTCCTCTTCTCCATCTGTGCCCTTGGATCCACGGCTCCCACTCTCCGAGACGTTCTTCGAATCCTCATGGAAG GTACCCCCCGCAATGTGGGGTTCGAACCTGTGCGGGATACGCTGTTGTCGGTGCCAGGAGTCCGGGCAACCCATGAGCTGCACCTGTGGGCCCTTACGCTCACTTACCACGTTGCCTCTGCACACCTGGCCATCG ACTCCACCGCTGACCCTGAAGCCGTCCTGGCTGAAGCCTCATCCCGGCTCTACTCCCGGTTTGGATTCTCCAGTTGCACCCTGCAGGTCGAGCAGTACCAGCCGGAGATGGCCCAGTGCCTGCGCTGCCAGGAGCCCCCCCAAGCCTGA
- the SLC30A3 gene encoding probable proton-coupled zinc antiporter SLC30A3 isoform X3: MRVAAGARGENIEHLKLPPEARPPTLLLFTEPSEPLPEESKPVEMPFHHCHRDPLPPPGLTPERLHARRQLYAACAVCFVFMAGEVVGGYLAHSLAIMTDAAHLLADVGSMMGSLFSLWLSTRPATRTMTFGWHRSETLGALASVVSLWMVTGILLYLAFVRLLHSDYHIEGGAMLLTASIAVCANLLMAFVLHQAGPPHSHGSRGAEYAPLEEGPEEPLPLGNTSVRAAFVHVLGDLLQSFGVLAASILIYFKPQYKAADPISTFLFSICALGSTAPTLRDVLRILMEGTPRNVGFEPVRDTLLSVPGVRATHELHLWALTLTYHVASAHLAIDSTADPEAVLAEASSRLYSRFGFSSCTLQVEQYQPEMAQCLRCQEPPQA, translated from the exons TGGCGGCAGGTGCGAGGGGAGAGAACATTGAGCATTTGAAGCTTCCACCTGAGGCTCGGCCACCGACTTTGCT tctcttcacAGAGCCCTCAGAGCCCCTCCCTGAGGAGTCCAAACCTGTGGAGATGCCCTTCCACCACTGCCACAGGGACCCCCTGCCGCCACCGGGCCTCACCCCCGAGAGGCTGCATGCACGGAGGCAGCTGTATGCTGCGTGTGCCGTGTGCTTTGtcttcatggctggggaggtggtCG GCGGGTATCTGGCAcacagcctggccatcatgacCGATGCAGCCCACTTGCTGGCGGATGTGGGCAGCATGATGGGCAGCCTCTTCTCCCTCTGGCTCTCTACCCGTCCAGCCACCCGCACCATGACCTTTGGCTGGCACCGTTCAG AGACTCTGGGGGCTTTGGCCTCTGTGGTCTCCCTCTGGATGGTCACTGGCATCCTCCTGTACCTGGCCTTCGTCCGCCTGCTGCACAGCGACTACCACATCGAGGGGGGTGCCATGCTGCTGACCGCCAGCATCGCAGTCTGTGCCAACCTGTT AATGGCCTTTGTGCTGCACCAGGCTGGGCCCCCCCACAGCCACGGGTCTAGGGGAGCAGAATATGCACCGCTGGAGGAGGGGCCTGAAGAGCCCCTGCCCCTGGGGAACACCAGCGTCCGGGCAGCATTTGTGCACGTGCTGGGGGACCTCCTGCAGAGCTTTGGGGTACTGGCTGCCTCCATCCTCATCTACTTCAAG cctcaataCAAGGCAGCCGACCCCATCAGCACCTTCCTCTTCTCCATCTGTGCCCTTGGATCCACGGCTCCCACTCTCCGAGACGTTCTTCGAATCCTCATGGAAG GTACCCCCCGCAATGTGGGGTTCGAACCTGTGCGGGATACGCTGTTGTCGGTGCCAGGAGTCCGGGCAACCCATGAGCTGCACCTGTGGGCCCTTACGCTCACTTACCACGTTGCCTCTGCACACCTGGCCATCG ACTCCACCGCTGACCCTGAAGCCGTCCTGGCTGAAGCCTCATCCCGGCTCTACTCCCGGTTTGGATTCTCCAGTTGCACCCTGCAGGTCGAGCAGTACCAGCCGGAGATGGCCCAGTGCCTGCGCTGCCAGGAGCCCCCCCAAGCCTGA
- the SLC30A3 gene encoding probable proton-coupled zinc antiporter SLC30A3 isoform X2 — MEPSPAAGGLETTRLVSPRDRGGAGGSLRLKSLFTEPSEPLPEESKPVEMPFHHCHRDPLPPPGLTPERLHARRQLYAACAVCFVFMAGEVVGGYLAHSLAIMTDAAHLLADVGSMMGSLFSLWLSTRPATRTMTFGWHRSETLGALASVVSLWMVTGILLYLAFVRLLHSDYHIEGGAMLLTASIAVCANLLMAFVLHQAGPPHSHGSRGAEYAPLEEGPEEPLPLGNTSVRAAFVHVLGDLLQSFGVLAASILIYFKPQYKAADPISTFLFSICALGSTAPTLRDVLRILMEGTPRNVGFEPVRDTLLSVPGVRATHELHLWALTLTYHVASAHLAIDSTADPEAVLAEASSRLYSRFGFSSCTLQVEQYQPEMAQCLRCQEPPQA, encoded by the exons ATGGAGCCCTCTCCCGCCGCTGGGGGCTTGGAGACCACTCGCCTGGTGAGCCCCCGGGATCGCGGTGGCGCCGGCGGCAGCCTGCGTTTGAAGAG tctcttcacAGAGCCCTCAGAGCCCCTCCCTGAGGAGTCCAAACCTGTGGAGATGCCCTTCCACCACTGCCACAGGGACCCCCTGCCGCCACCGGGCCTCACCCCCGAGAGGCTGCATGCACGGAGGCAGCTGTATGCTGCGTGTGCCGTGTGCTTTGtcttcatggctggggaggtggtCG GCGGGTATCTGGCAcacagcctggccatcatgacCGATGCAGCCCACTTGCTGGCGGATGTGGGCAGCATGATGGGCAGCCTCTTCTCCCTCTGGCTCTCTACCCGTCCAGCCACCCGCACCATGACCTTTGGCTGGCACCGTTCAG AGACTCTGGGGGCTTTGGCCTCTGTGGTCTCCCTCTGGATGGTCACTGGCATCCTCCTGTACCTGGCCTTCGTCCGCCTGCTGCACAGCGACTACCACATCGAGGGGGGTGCCATGCTGCTGACCGCCAGCATCGCAGTCTGTGCCAACCTGTT AATGGCCTTTGTGCTGCACCAGGCTGGGCCCCCCCACAGCCACGGGTCTAGGGGAGCAGAATATGCACCGCTGGAGGAGGGGCCTGAAGAGCCCCTGCCCCTGGGGAACACCAGCGTCCGGGCAGCATTTGTGCACGTGCTGGGGGACCTCCTGCAGAGCTTTGGGGTACTGGCTGCCTCCATCCTCATCTACTTCAAG cctcaataCAAGGCAGCCGACCCCATCAGCACCTTCCTCTTCTCCATCTGTGCCCTTGGATCCACGGCTCCCACTCTCCGAGACGTTCTTCGAATCCTCATGGAAG GTACCCCCCGCAATGTGGGGTTCGAACCTGTGCGGGATACGCTGTTGTCGGTGCCAGGAGTCCGGGCAACCCATGAGCTGCACCTGTGGGCCCTTACGCTCACTTACCACGTTGCCTCTGCACACCTGGCCATCG ACTCCACCGCTGACCCTGAAGCCGTCCTGGCTGAAGCCTCATCCCGGCTCTACTCCCGGTTTGGATTCTCCAGTTGCACCCTGCAGGTCGAGCAGTACCAGCCGGAGATGGCCCAGTGCCTGCGCTGCCAGGAGCCCCCCCAAGCCTGA